The proteins below are encoded in one region of Sideroxydans lithotrophicus ES-1:
- a CDS encoding SRPBCC family protein — protein MDAQAKSLNSTADREIVIERVFDAPRTLVWEAWTNPEHVAKWWGPNGFSTTIKKMDFRVGGAWKLTMHGPDGTDYPNSSVFREIVAPERIVFSHGGGREGGPGAHFLSTWTFEALGEKTRVTMHLLFDTPEDRDLVIREFGAYEGGKQTLARLADYLAKA, from the coding sequence ATGGACGCACAGGCAAAAAGCCTAAATAGCACTGCCGACCGCGAGATCGTCATCGAACGCGTCTTCGACGCGCCACGCACACTGGTATGGGAAGCATGGACCAATCCCGAACACGTGGCAAAGTGGTGGGGACCAAACGGTTTCAGCACGACCATCAAGAAGATGGATTTCCGCGTAGGTGGCGCATGGAAACTCACCATGCATGGCCCCGACGGCACCGATTACCCCAACAGCAGCGTGTTCCGCGAGATCGTCGCACCGGAGCGCATCGTGTTTTCTCACGGCGGCGGACGCGAAGGCGGACCCGGTGCCCACTTCCTGTCGACCTGGACATTCGAGGCTCTGGGCGAAAAGACCCGTGTGACCATGCACCTGCTGTTCGATACGCCCGAAGATCGCGACCTCGTCATCCGGGAATTTGGCGCCTACGAGGGCGGCAAGCAGACGCTGGCGCGGCTGGCCGATTACCTGGCAAAAGCATGA
- a CDS encoding peptide chain release factor 3, with product MSGDIEQTIKEPAAVSRDLIAREVARRRTFGIISHPDAGKTTLTEKLLLFSGAIQLAGAVKARKSGRHATSDFLEIEKQRGISVASSVMQFEYRDHVVNLLDTPGHQDFSEDTYRVLTAVDSALMVIDAAKGVEAQTIKLLDVCRMRDTPILTFMNKMDREVRDPLELLDEVESVLKIQCAPVTWPLGMGKTFRGVYHLLRDEILLFTPGEERADGEVEVIKGIANPILAERFPLEIEQLKMEVELVHGASHPFDLQAFLAGKQTPVFFGSAINNFGVREILNALLEWAPAPRERDATVRAVSPTEPKFSGFVFKIQANMDANHRDRIAFLRVCSGHFERGMKMKHLRIGKEIRVSSVVTFMASSRELVEEAFAGDIIGLPNHGNMQIGDTFSEGEALQYTGIPYFAPDHFQTVRIRNPLKVKQLHKGLQQLGEEGAVQVFKPADGGDLILGAVGMLQFDVVASRLAGEYGVDAMFEGSAVNTARWVTCDDAKIFADFQRALSHNLAIDAAGNLAYLAPNKVNLNLTQERWPKVVFHTTREHAVKL from the coding sequence ATGTCCGGCGATATCGAACAAACCATCAAGGAACCCGCGGCCGTCTCGCGCGACCTGATCGCACGCGAAGTGGCGCGTCGCCGCACTTTCGGCATCATCTCCCACCCCGACGCGGGCAAGACCACGCTCACCGAAAAACTGCTGCTGTTCTCCGGCGCGATCCAGTTGGCTGGCGCGGTGAAGGCGCGCAAGAGCGGGCGCCATGCGACCTCGGACTTTCTTGAGATCGAAAAGCAGCGCGGCATCTCGGTCGCCAGCTCGGTGATGCAGTTCGAATACCGCGATCATGTGGTGAACCTGCTCGATACGCCCGGCCACCAGGACTTCTCCGAAGATACCTACCGCGTGCTCACTGCCGTGGACTCGGCACTGATGGTGATCGACGCGGCCAAGGGCGTGGAAGCGCAGACCATCAAGCTGCTGGACGTGTGCCGCATGCGTGACACGCCCATCCTCACCTTCATGAACAAGATGGACCGCGAGGTGCGCGATCCGCTGGAGCTGCTGGACGAGGTGGAATCGGTGCTGAAGATCCAGTGCGCGCCGGTCACCTGGCCGCTGGGCATGGGCAAGACCTTCCGCGGCGTGTACCACCTGTTGCGCGACGAGATTTTGCTGTTCACACCGGGCGAAGAGCGCGCCGACGGCGAGGTGGAAGTCATCAAGGGCATAGCCAATCCCATACTGGCCGAGCGCTTCCCGCTGGAGATCGAACAGCTGAAGATGGAGGTGGAGTTGGTGCACGGTGCTTCGCATCCGTTCGATCTGCAAGCATTCCTCGCCGGCAAGCAGACACCGGTGTTCTTCGGTTCCGCCATCAACAACTTCGGCGTACGCGAGATCCTGAATGCGCTGCTGGAGTGGGCACCCGCGCCGCGTGAGCGCGATGCCACGGTGCGCGCGGTGAGTCCGACCGAGCCGAAATTTTCCGGCTTCGTGTTCAAGATCCAGGCCAACATGGACGCCAACCACCGCGACCGCATCGCCTTCCTGCGCGTGTGTTCCGGCCACTTCGAGCGCGGCATGAAGATGAAGCACCTGCGCATCGGCAAGGAGATACGCGTGTCCAGCGTGGTGACCTTCATGGCGTCCAGCCGCGAGCTGGTGGAAGAGGCATTCGCCGGTGACATCATCGGCCTGCCCAACCACGGCAACATGCAGATCGGCGACACCTTCTCCGAAGGCGAGGCATTGCAGTACACCGGCATCCCGTATTTCGCGCCGGATCATTTCCAGACCGTGCGCATCCGCAATCCGCTCAAGGTTAAGCAGTTGCACAAGGGCCTGCAGCAGCTGGGCGAAGAGGGCGCGGTGCAGGTGTTCAAGCCGGCGGACGGCGGCGACCTCATCCTCGGTGCGGTCGGCATGCTGCAGTTCGACGTGGTGGCGAGCCGCCTGGCGGGTGAATACGGCGTGGACGCGATGTTCGAGGGCTCCGCGGTGAACACCGCGCGCTGGGTGACCTGTGACGATGCAAAGATCTTTGCCGACTTCCAGAGGGCGCTGTCGCATAACCTCGCCATCGATGCGGCTGGCAACCTGGCTTATCTCGCACCGAACAAGGTGAACCTCAACCTGACGCAGGAGCGCTGGCCCAAAGTGGTGTTCCATACCACCCGCGAACACGCGGTGAAGTTGTGA
- a CDS encoding RNA-binding S4 domain-containing protein, whose protein sequence is MQQLEFHLRGEFIELCNLLKLSGVCDSGGAGKALVAEGVVSVDGQVELRKTAKIRAGQVVSAGDVQIRVLA, encoded by the coding sequence ATCCAACAACTGGAATTCCATCTGCGCGGCGAATTCATCGAGCTGTGCAACCTGCTCAAACTCAGCGGAGTCTGCGACAGCGGCGGTGCCGGCAAGGCGCTGGTGGCGGAAGGCGTGGTTTCAGTCGATGGCCAAGTGGAATTGCGCAAGACCGCAAAGATACGCGCCGGACAGGTGGTGAGTGCCGGTGATGTGCAGATCCGCGTGCTTGCCTGA
- a CDS encoding SRPBCC domain-containing protein, producing the protein MNQANNNELVITRTFDAPRALVWQAWTDPKHIKRWWGPAGFNNETCVSDLRVGGRFHLEMRAPDGNMYPCIGTFREIVEAERIVYEGEATDGHPCGAGIPPRATVTVSFAEQDGKTHLTLHTRFASAERKQAAADARFVVSWKEALERLAEDIGR; encoded by the coding sequence ATGAACCAGGCAAACAACAATGAACTCGTCATCACCCGCACCTTCGATGCACCACGTGCCTTGGTGTGGCAGGCATGGACCGATCCGAAGCACATCAAGCGATGGTGGGGACCGGCAGGTTTCAACAACGAAACCTGCGTAAGCGATCTTCGGGTGGGTGGGCGTTTCCACCTGGAGATGCGCGCGCCGGACGGCAACATGTATCCCTGCATCGGTACTTTCCGCGAGATCGTCGAAGCGGAACGCATCGTGTATGAAGGCGAAGCGACCGATGGACATCCCTGCGGGGCGGGCATCCCGCCGCGAGCCACGGTGACGGTCAGTTTTGCCGAACAGGACGGCAAGACGCACCTGACCCTGCATACACGCTTTGCCAGTGCAGAACGCAAACAGGCGGCAGCGGACGCACGCTTCGTCGTCAGCTGGAAAGAGGCGCTCGAACGGCTGGCCGAAGACATCGGCAGATAA
- a CDS encoding ABC transporter substrate-binding protein, which produces MRTTHALAMLFVACTISPHTFAQDTLPGHLDRIRSAKAVRVCIWPDYYSITYRNPKTQQLSGIDVDMANELGKDLGVAVKFVDSSFAKLIDDVTQDRCDVAMFAIGITPSRAEKLRFTRPHLASDIYAITTKSNRRIKTWDDIDKPGSVVAVAKGTLHEPVMKEMLKAAKLIVLDTPFAREQEVESGRADVFMTDYPYSQRFLANADWARLVSPPGTYHVTPYAYAVKPGDDAWFDRVDRFVSDIKRDGRLMRSARQYKLVPIVVP; this is translated from the coding sequence ATGCGCACCACTCACGCGCTGGCGATGCTTTTCGTCGCCTGCACGATATCGCCGCACACTTTTGCCCAAGACACCCTGCCCGGCCACCTTGATCGAATCAGGTCTGCCAAAGCAGTCCGCGTGTGCATCTGGCCCGATTACTACAGCATCACCTATCGCAATCCGAAGACACAGCAGCTTTCCGGCATCGATGTCGACATGGCCAATGAACTCGGCAAAGACCTTGGGGTCGCGGTCAAGTTCGTCGACAGCTCCTTCGCCAAGCTGATCGACGATGTCACTCAGGATCGTTGCGACGTCGCCATGTTCGCCATCGGCATCACCCCTTCCCGCGCGGAGAAACTGCGCTTCACTCGCCCCCATCTCGCCAGCGACATCTACGCGATCACCACCAAGTCCAACCGCCGGATCAAAACCTGGGACGATATCGACAAACCCGGGTCAGTCGTGGCGGTTGCCAAAGGAACCTTGCATGAACCCGTGATGAAGGAAATGCTCAAGGCTGCGAAGTTGATCGTTCTCGACACCCCCTTTGCTCGCGAACAGGAAGTCGAATCCGGCCGCGCCGATGTCTTCATGACCGACTACCCATACAGCCAGCGTTTCCTGGCCAATGCCGACTGGGCGCGCCTGGTTTCGCCGCCCGGCACTTATCACGTCACGCCTTATGCCTATGCCGTGAAACCCGGCGACGACGCATGGTTTGATCGAGTCGACAGGTTCGTAAGCGATATCAAACGCGATGGTCGGCTGATGAGATCGGCAAGGCAATACAAACTCGTTCCTATCGTCGTCCCATGA
- a CDS encoding SRPBCC domain-containing protein — translation MDAATRNTLGLTIARTFDAPRELVWEAWTKPEHALQWWGPSHHPATKIEWDARPGGRWRNCLQSVETGEALWHGGVFREVVRPERLVFTFAWEEPGERGVETVVTVTFDESKGKTQMTMHQVPFQSITERDGHDEGWNSTFDRLATYLTQESGRLQFFNGRKESH, via the coding sequence ATGGACGCTGCCACACGGAACACTCTGGGACTCACCATCGCCCGCACCTTCGACGCACCGCGCGAACTGGTTTGGGAGGCATGGACGAAACCCGAGCATGCGCTGCAGTGGTGGGGCCCGTCGCATCACCCGGCAACGAAGATCGAATGGGATGCACGCCCCGGCGGACGCTGGCGCAACTGTTTGCAGTCTGTCGAAACAGGCGAAGCGCTCTGGCACGGCGGCGTGTTCCGCGAAGTCGTCAGGCCGGAGCGGCTGGTATTCACCTTTGCCTGGGAAGAACCCGGCGAGCGCGGCGTGGAAACGGTGGTGACCGTGACCTTCGACGAATCGAAAGGCAAGACGCAAATGACGATGCACCAGGTGCCGTTCCAGTCCATCACCGAACGCGACGGACACGACGAGGGCTGGAACAGCACCTTCGACCGTCTGGCAACCTATTTAACGCAGGAGTCAGGGCGTCTTCAATTTTTCAACGGTCGGAAGGAGAGTCACTAA
- a CDS encoding YciI family protein translates to MTQYLVAIHHPDDYDPSVAEDEAMSRDIDALNDEMKAAGVRVFVGGLRPASSAKSLRMQPDGRVLITEGPYLDHRTRHSFQPPESSSLDVRRQNIYLCDLKGEMI, encoded by the coding sequence ATGACACAGTATCTGGTTGCTATTCACCACCCCGACGACTACGACCCGTCCGTCGCAGAGGACGAAGCGATGTCCCGCGATATCGACGCGCTCAACGATGAAATGAAAGCTGCCGGTGTCAGGGTTTTCGTAGGCGGCCTGCGCCCGGCAAGCAGCGCGAAGTCACTGCGGATGCAGCCTGATGGCCGGGTGCTCATCACCGAAGGACCATATCTGGACCACCGAACCAGGCATTCGTTCCAGCCACCCGAGTCGTCCAGCCTGGACGTCAGGCGGCAAAACATTTACCTGTGCGATTTAAAAGGAGAAATGATATGA
- a CDS encoding bifunctional diguanylate cyclase/phosphodiesterase: MFSFTGYTLWRLHATAIFNGLEISEMHTRSFEDFLTQSLRVTELSATQIVPQDIDVRDLRHIEAGLVNKLQHAPYLRSISLLDKHGHIVASTDRANIGVLVDASSYLPPAAADQEILRIGQPWSGRDFGDGRASTPAEPVGAEALNFIPITRTLMLGKNDVTLLFALNPDYFINHILLTLPVDAGTVEVMRYDGLLLMDTDVKARPGTLHAKAVHDLRLSEIESGRFQQDLGDGRGELTAFRASRLYPFAVLTHIDRTRALQKWQAEAKTLLAVVIPVLLAISLLAMAFYRRLAQNEAQRREAERLQRINATVFDSSAEAIIITDLNANIISVNPAFTQITGYSPEDVLGKNPRILSSGQQSKGFYRELWEALLRDNFWQGELVNRHKNGSLYNIHLSISASRDGTGQLQHFIGVTTDITERKQHESELRMESEKNMVLLRNASDGIHILDPDGNIIEASDSFCSMLGYQRNEMLGMNVCQWDADFSDPRIVKLFRDQFTNKGRTQFETRHRRKDGTVIDVEISGYPLQLHGKPALFNSSRDITERKKIEVEIQIAATAFEAQEGMLITDADRNILRVNRAFTDITGYSAEEVIGKNPRILSSGLHDSHFYAAMWNTLVATGAWKGEIWNKRKNGEVYPERLAITAVKDARGVVINYVASLSDITLHKAAEDEIRSLAFFDPLTGLPNRRLLMDRLQQALVASSRSGKAGALLFLDLDNFKNLNDTLGHDIGDLLLQQVAQRLKNCVREGDTVARIGGDEFVVMLEDLSAESIEAASQTEAVGWKIISTLNKPYHLEKFEVHSTPSIGATLFDSRPQIIDDLFKQADIAMYQAKKAGRNTMRFFDPQMQDTLNTRTALEADLRKSIERREFNLFYQIQVDEMNRPVGAEALIRWIHPKRGMVSPAEFIPLAEETDLILNIGLWVLQEACAQLKTWQNNPLTRNLVLAVNVSAKQFRQSDFATQVRVFVEKYAIDPSKLKLELTESMLQENIEDTILIMNALKEIGVQFSLDDFGTGYSSLQYIKKLPLNQLKIDQSFVHDLDFDRDDKAIVRAIIAMAKSLQLDVIAEGVETQEQRQLLLNKGCTHFQGYLFSKPLPIREFDALLERAIELHA; this comes from the coding sequence ATGTTCAGCTTCACCGGATACACATTATGGCGGCTGCATGCTACCGCCATATTCAATGGCCTCGAAATCTCCGAGATGCACACGCGCAGTTTCGAGGACTTCCTGACACAAAGCCTGCGCGTCACCGAGCTGTCCGCCACCCAGATCGTGCCGCAGGATATCGATGTACGCGATCTTCGTCATATCGAGGCCGGCCTGGTCAATAAGTTGCAGCATGCGCCATATCTTCGTTCGATTTCGCTGCTGGACAAGCATGGACATATCGTTGCGAGCACCGACCGCGCCAACATCGGTGTACTGGTGGATGCTTCGAGTTATCTGCCTCCCGCAGCCGCAGATCAGGAGATCCTGCGCATCGGGCAGCCCTGGTCGGGTCGCGATTTCGGCGATGGCCGTGCATCCACCCCCGCGGAGCCGGTCGGCGCCGAAGCCCTTAACTTCATTCCCATCACTCGCACGCTGATGCTCGGCAAGAATGACGTGACACTGCTGTTCGCCCTCAATCCGGATTATTTCATCAACCATATTCTGCTGACACTTCCCGTCGATGCCGGCACTGTCGAGGTGATGCGTTACGACGGCTTGCTGCTGATGGACACCGATGTCAAAGCACGTCCCGGCACTTTGCACGCCAAGGCAGTACATGACTTGCGACTGTCCGAAATCGAGTCCGGCAGGTTCCAGCAGGATCTTGGCGATGGCCGCGGCGAACTTACCGCCTTCCGTGCATCACGCCTCTATCCATTTGCCGTCCTCACTCACATCGATCGAACCCGCGCACTGCAAAAATGGCAGGCGGAGGCCAAGACCCTGCTCGCCGTGGTGATCCCGGTCTTGCTGGCGATCAGCTTGTTGGCTATGGCGTTCTATCGACGGCTGGCGCAAAACGAAGCACAGCGCAGGGAAGCGGAACGCCTGCAGCGTATCAATGCCACAGTCTTCGATTCCAGCGCGGAAGCCATCATCATCACCGACCTGAATGCCAACATCATCTCGGTCAATCCCGCCTTCACCCAAATCACCGGTTACAGCCCGGAAGACGTCCTGGGAAAGAATCCCCGCATCCTGTCCTCGGGCCAGCAAAGCAAGGGTTTCTACCGGGAGTTGTGGGAGGCACTGCTCCGTGACAATTTCTGGCAAGGGGAACTGGTGAACCGCCACAAGAATGGCAGCCTCTACAACATCCACCTGTCGATCTCTGCATCCCGTGACGGAACAGGACAGTTGCAGCACTTCATCGGCGTGACGACAGATATCACCGAACGCAAACAGCATGAAAGCGAACTGAGGATGGAGAGCGAGAAGAACATGGTTCTTTTGCGCAATGCCAGCGACGGCATCCACATCCTGGATCCCGATGGCAACATCATCGAAGCAAGCGATTCGTTCTGCTCGATGCTGGGCTACCAGCGCAATGAGATGCTCGGGATGAACGTCTGCCAATGGGATGCGGATTTTAGCGACCCCAGAATCGTGAAACTGTTCAGGGACCAGTTCACCAATAAAGGCAGGACCCAGTTCGAGACCCGGCACCGCCGCAAGGATGGCACCGTCATCGATGTCGAGATCAGCGGTTATCCGCTCCAGTTGCACGGCAAGCCCGCCCTGTTCAATTCCTCGCGCGATATCACGGAACGCAAGAAGATCGAGGTCGAGATCCAGATCGCAGCCACCGCCTTCGAGGCGCAGGAAGGCATGCTGATCACCGATGCCGATCGCAACATCCTCAGGGTCAATCGTGCCTTCACCGACATCACCGGATACTCTGCCGAAGAAGTCATCGGCAAGAATCCGCGCATACTCAGTTCCGGCCTGCACGACTCGCATTTCTACGCGGCCATGTGGAATACGCTCGTTGCCACCGGTGCATGGAAAGGCGAGATATGGAACAAGCGCAAGAATGGCGAGGTCTACCCGGAGCGGCTCGCCATCACCGCGGTAAAAGATGCACGGGGAGTCGTCATCAATTATGTCGCTTCGCTTTCCGACATCACACTGCACAAGGCGGCAGAGGACGAGATCAGAAGCCTGGCATTCTTCGACCCGCTCACCGGGCTGCCCAACCGGCGGCTATTGATGGATCGGCTCCAGCAAGCACTGGTTGCCAGCTCGCGCAGCGGCAAGGCCGGGGCCCTGTTGTTCCTCGATCTGGACAATTTCAAGAATCTCAATGACACGCTTGGACATGACATCGGAGATTTGCTGCTGCAGCAAGTGGCTCAGCGTTTGAAAAATTGCGTGCGTGAAGGTGACACTGTCGCGCGCATAGGCGGGGACGAATTCGTCGTCATGCTGGAAGACTTGAGCGCCGAGTCCATCGAGGCGGCATCGCAAACGGAAGCCGTCGGCTGGAAGATAATCTCTACGCTCAACAAACCTTATCATCTTGAAAAGTTCGAAGTCCACAGCACACCGAGTATCGGCGCCACCCTGTTCGACAGCCGCCCGCAGATAATCGACGACCTGTTCAAACAGGCGGATATCGCCATGTACCAGGCCAAAAAAGCCGGTCGCAACACCATGCGTTTCTTCGATCCGCAGATGCAGGACACGCTCAATACCAGGACGGCTCTCGAAGCTGACTTGCGCAAGTCGATCGAGCGCAGGGAATTCAATCTCTTCTACCAGATCCAGGTCGATGAGATGAATCGTCCTGTAGGTGCTGAAGCCCTGATCCGCTGGATACACCCGAAACGCGGAATGGTGTCACCTGCCGAATTCATCCCGCTGGCCGAAGAAACGGATCTGATCCTGAACATTGGCCTATGGGTACTGCAGGAGGCCTGTGCCCAATTGAAGACATGGCAGAACAACCCCCTCACGCGGAATCTCGTACTAGCTGTCAATGTGAGCGCAAAGCAATTCCGTCAATCAGATTTCGCAACCCAGGTTCGGGTCTTTGTGGAAAAGTATGCAATCGATCCATCAAAGCTCAAGCTCGAACTGACCGAAAGCATGTTGCAGGAAAACATTGAGGATACGATCCTGATCATGAACGCCCTGAAAGAGATCGGCGTCCAGTTCTCCCTCGACGACTTCGGCACCGGCTATTCGTCCCTGCAATACATCAAGAAATTGCCGCTCAACCAGCTCAAGATCGATCAATCCTTTGTGCATGACCTTGATTTCGACAGGGACGACAAAGCCATCGTGAGAGCCATCATTGCCATGGCGAAAAGCCTGCAACTGGACGTTATCGCCGAAGGAGTGGAAACCCAGGAACAACGGCAACTGCTGCTGAACAAAGGCTGTACGCATTTTCAGGGATACCTTTTCAGCAAGCCGTTACCGATCAGGGAGTTCGATGCTTTGCTGGAACGCGCTATCGAACTCCATGCTTGA
- a CDS encoding SRPBCC family protein: MLKVILLVAVVLVGIVLIYAAMRPDELQVERNIDIQAKSEKVFNLINDFHRWQEWTPYNKDPAMQKNYSGSASGQGAKYAWEGDKNVGKGEISITSSTPLKEITLDLHMIQPFEGRNVVVFSLNEAQGVTHVTWSMMCKQSFVPKLLGLFMDMDKMIGGDFEQGLSNLKTVAEKQG; encoded by the coding sequence ATGCTCAAAGTGATCTTGCTGGTTGCAGTAGTTCTGGTTGGCATCGTGCTGATCTATGCGGCGATGCGCCCGGACGAGCTGCAGGTGGAACGCAACATCGACATTCAGGCCAAGAGCGAAAAAGTGTTCAATCTCATCAACGATTTTCACCGTTGGCAGGAATGGACGCCTTACAACAAGGATCCCGCGATGCAGAAGAACTACAGCGGCAGCGCCAGCGGCCAAGGTGCAAAGTATGCCTGGGAGGGCGACAAGAATGTCGGCAAGGGAGAGATCAGCATCACCAGCAGCACTCCCCTCAAGGAAATCACGCTCGACCTGCACATGATTCAGCCTTTTGAAGGACGCAATGTGGTGGTGTTCTCATTGAATGAGGCGCAGGGCGTGACGCATGTCACCTGGAGCATGATGTGCAAGCAGAGCTTCGTCCCCAAATTGCTGGGGCTGTTCATGGATATGGACAAGATGATAGGCGGCGATTTCGAACAGGGATTGAGCAACCTGAAGACGGTGGCAGAAAAACAAGGCTAA
- a CDS encoding ArsR/SmtB family transcription factor — protein MPADHLSATFAALADPTRRAILARLALGETSVAELAKPFSISPPAVTKHLKVLQRAGLITQGRQAQWRPCKLEAAPLQEAAGFIEQYRQFWEQRFDRLDSYLQELQAAEISKKEKKNGRTGKKPK, from the coding sequence ATGCCCGCCGATCACCTCAGCGCCACCTTCGCAGCTCTTGCCGACCCCACGCGCCGCGCCATCCTTGCGCGCCTCGCCCTGGGCGAGACATCGGTTGCCGAACTGGCCAAGCCGTTCTCGATCAGCCCGCCGGCGGTGACCAAGCATCTCAAGGTATTGCAGCGTGCCGGACTCATCACGCAAGGCCGTCAGGCGCAATGGCGTCCCTGCAAGCTGGAAGCCGCACCATTGCAGGAGGCTGCCGGATTCATCGAGCAATACCGCCAGTTCTGGGAACAGAGGTTCGATCGCCTTGACAGCTATCTGCAGGAACTGCAAGCCGCCGAAATATCCAAAAAGGAGAAGAAGAATGGACGCACAGGCAAAAAGCCTAAATAG
- a CDS encoding dihydrofolate reductase family protein, which translates to MRKLIVCNLISLDGFYSGPGGNIMAMPFDNGFSDYNAERLRAADTLLLGRNSFEMFRSYWPAIAEDVSQPAVEREISRLNTAIEKVVVSNGLQPNEAEGWGPTRVVRRASAHAEVAALKCGSGRDILIFGSHLLWNDLLAAGLVDELHFMIGAGVVGEGVRAFETRPPGPLRLLDTRTFEGSSLLLVQYSVER; encoded by the coding sequence ATGCGCAAGCTGATCGTCTGCAACCTCATCTCGCTCGACGGGTTTTACTCCGGCCCAGGCGGGAACATCATGGCCATGCCGTTCGACAACGGCTTCTCTGACTACAACGCGGAACGGCTCCGGGCGGCCGACACGCTGCTACTCGGGCGCAATTCGTTTGAGATGTTCCGGTCCTACTGGCCCGCGATCGCCGAGGACGTGAGCCAGCCGGCGGTGGAGCGAGAGATATCGCGTCTCAACACCGCCATCGAGAAAGTCGTGGTCTCGAACGGCCTGCAGCCCAACGAAGCCGAGGGGTGGGGTCCGACCCGTGTCGTACGGCGTGCGAGTGCACACGCGGAGGTTGCCGCACTTAAATGCGGATCGGGACGGGACATCCTGATATTTGGAAGCCACCTTCTTTGGAATGACCTGCTCGCTGCCGGGTTGGTTGACGAGCTGCATTTCATGATCGGCGCTGGCGTTGTCGGCGAGGGTGTCCGGGCATTCGAGACCCGGCCGCCCGGCCCGCTTCGCCTGCTGGACACCCGCACCTTTGAAGGTTCGAGCCTGCTCCTGGTTCAGTACTCCGTCGAACGCTGA
- a CDS encoding dihydrofolate reductase family protein, with product MSKLRVACFAISIDGFGAGPNQSLENPLGEGGMKLHEWVFPTRTFQQMHGDKNAGGTTGIDDDFAARGVRNIGAWILGRNMFGPIRGPWPDTNWKGWWGDNPPYHTPVFVLTHHPRESITMEGGTTFHFVTDGIFSALQRAQEAANGLDVRVGGGAETIRQYLLAGLIDEMHIAISPILLGSGEQLYSGIDLPALGYYCAEHTSSPNATHVIIKKKG from the coding sequence ATGAGCAAACTGCGTGTAGCTTGCTTCGCAATTTCCATCGACGGGTTCGGTGCTGGGCCGAACCAGAGTCTCGAAAATCCGCTGGGCGAAGGTGGAATGAAGCTGCATGAATGGGTGTTCCCAACCCGGACCTTTCAGCAAATGCACGGGGATAAGAATGCTGGCGGTACGACCGGCATCGATGATGATTTTGCGGCCAGAGGAGTTCGTAATATCGGCGCCTGGATTTTAGGCCGCAATATGTTCGGTCCGATCAGAGGGCCATGGCCGGATACGAACTGGAAAGGCTGGTGGGGCGACAATCCGCCGTACCACACACCGGTCTTCGTGTTGACGCATCACCCGCGCGAATCGATCACCATGGAGGGCGGAACCACTTTTCATTTTGTGACCGACGGCATCTTCAGTGCATTGCAGCGAGCCCAAGAGGCGGCGAATGGACTGGATGTGCGAGTCGGCGGCGGCGCGGAAACGATCAGGCAATACCTGCTTGCGGGATTGATCGACGAGATGCATATCGCCATCTCCCCCATCCTGCTCGGTTCGGGCGAGCAACTGTACTCCGGGATCGACTTGCCAGCGCTCGGTTACTACTGCGCCGAACATACCAGCTCGCCCAACGCCACTCACGTGATCATCAAGAAAAAAGGCTGA